The Dioscorea cayenensis subsp. rotundata cultivar TDr96_F1 chromosome 19, TDr96_F1_v2_PseudoChromosome.rev07_lg8_w22 25.fasta, whole genome shotgun sequence genome includes a window with the following:
- the LOC120250649 gene encoding pentatricopeptide repeat-containing protein At4g21705, mitochondrial-like, with the protein MGSSALFRHADSLKRLIHAGLRICEAEASFPSLLIRPYCSGQTKNRRLTLASVIYPLGHPSNNMATELDRWVNNGNRTRPVELRELVRDLRKRRRFSNALEVSEWMKDKGHVPFTPGDHAVVLDLIGRVRGLASAESYFNGMHERDKTEKTYGALLNCYVRECLVEKSLSHLQKMKEMGLATSALTYNDIMCLYTNTGQHEKVPSVLAEMKENGVLPDNFSYRICINSYGTRSDINGMEKLFEEMEHQPQIVVDWNTYSVVANIYIKAGLREKAIAILKKYEERLEKRNGLCYNHLVSLYGNLEMKSDIKRIWEIQKLNGVKLINRDYTTMIGTMVKLGDLLEAEILLKEWETSGNACDFRVPNVLLIGYRNKGLIEKAEELLDDFLKKGKQPPASSWGIVAAGYATNGETSKAYECMKNALCMYAPNAGWEPKDHVIDDILHWLGYEGAPDDVETFVNLLKIACPMNRTMYHTLIRTNVRCGKPVKEILKNMKADGIDENEETKEILSSKSNPVTLAI; encoded by the exons ATGGGGTCCTCTGCTCTCTTCCGCCACGCAGACTCCTTGAAACGGCTCATCCATGCCGGACTTCGAATATGCGAAGCTGAGGCCTCGTTTCCTTCTCTCCTGATCAGGCCTTACTGCAGCGGGCAAACCAAGAACCGCCGCCTGACGCTGGCGTCGGTGATCTACCCTCTTGGCCACCCAAGCAACAACATGGCCACCGAGCTTGATCGATGGGTCAATAATGGGAACCGAACTAGGCCAGTGGAGCTCCGAGAGCTCGTCCGTGACCTACGAAAGCGCCGGAGGTTCAGTAATGCTCTCGAG GTTTCCGAGTGGATGAAAGACAAAGGTCATGTACCATTTACACCAGGAGACCATGCTGTGGTATTGGATTTGATTGGGAGGGTCCGGGGATTAGCCTCTGCAGAGAGTTACTTCAATGGCATGCATGAGAGGGACAAGACGGAGAAGACATACGGTGCACTTCTGAACTGTTATGTGAGAGAGTGTTTAGTTGAGAAATCTTTGTCCCATTTGCAAAAGATGAAAGAAATGGGACTGGCTACCTCGGCTCTCACTTACAATGATATCATGTGTCTCTATACAAACACTGGTCAGCATGAAAAGGTTCCTTCGGTGCTGGCTGAAATGAAGGAAAATGGTGTCCTGCCTGATAATTTCAGCTATAGAATCTGCATCAATTCTTATGGTACTAGATCTGATATTAATGGCATGGAGAAGCTGTTTGAGGAAATGGAGCATCAGCCTCAAATTGTTGTTGACTGGAATACATACTCAGTTGTAgcaaatatttacataaaagcAGGTCTCCGTGAGAAGGCCATTGCTATCTTGAAAAAATACGAAGAGAGGCTGGAGAAACGGAATGGGCTATGCTACAACCATCTGGTCTCTCTTTATGGCAATCTTGAAATGAAATCAGACATAAAGAGGATATGGGAAATTCAGAAATTGAATGGTGTTAAGCTTATCAACAGGGATTATACAACAATGATTGGGACAATGGTGAAGCTTGGGGACCTACTGGAAGCCGAAATTTTGTTGAAAGAGTGGGAGACATCCGGAAATGCATGTGATTTTCGAGTCCCTAATGTTCTCCTCATAGGATACCGCAACAAAGGGTTGATAGAGAAAGCTGAAGAACTTCTTGATGACTTTCTGAAGAAAGGCAAGCAACCACCTGCAAGTAGTTGGGGAATTGTTGCAGCAGGATATGCAACCAATGGGGAGACGAGCAAGGCATATGAATGCATGAAAAATGCTCTTTGTATGTATGCTCCAAATGCTGGGTGGGAGCCGAAGGACCATGTGATTGATGACATACTGCATTGGCTCGGGTATGAAGGTGCTCCTGATGATGTTGAAACGTTTGTTAATCTATTGAAAATTGCATGTCCGATGAACAGGACTATGTATCATACACTGATCAGGACAAATGTTAGATGTGGGAAACCGGTAAAAGAGATTCTGAAGAATATGAAAGCCGATGGAATTGACGAGAATGAAGAGACGAAGGAGATCTTAAGCTCAAAATCTAACCCTGTCACACTCGCAATTTAA